The following coding sequences lie in one Xylocopa sonorina isolate GNS202 chromosome 7, iyXylSono1_principal, whole genome shotgun sequence genomic window:
- the U2a gene encoding small nuclear ribonucleoprotein polypeptide A'-like U2A — protein MVKLTPDLIQQSMQYINPVKDRELDLRGYKIPTIENLGATLDQFDTIDFSDNDIRKLDGFPLLKRIKTLFFNNNRIVRIGEGLEHCIPNLETLMLTGNMIQELGDLEPLTQLKNLTNLCLLQNPVSAKPQYRQYVVYRFPQLRLLDFKKIKMKEREAAIDYFRSKKGKEMVREIAKKVKTQTSGTSTDKPLTTPEERNKIREAITNASSLEDVQRLSKLLQFFSEEKSRNGNPMPEAMEEEDD, from the exons ATGGTTAAATTAACACCAGATTTAATTCAACAATCTATGCAATATATTAATCCTGTAAAAGATCGGGAATTGGATCTCAGAG GTTACAAAATACCTACCATCGAAAATTTAGGTGCAACTTTG GATCAGTTTGATACCATTGACTTTTCTGACAATGATATAAGAAAATTGGATGGTTTTCCATTGTTAAAAAGAATAAAAACTCTCTTTTTCAATAATAATCGTATTGTCAGAATCGGCGAAGGATTGGAACATTGTATTCCAAATTTAGAGACCCTTATGTTAACTGGAAACATGATTCAGGAACTTGGTGATTTGGAGCCTTTAACACAGCTAAAGAATTTAACGAACCTTTGTTTGCTACAAAATCCAGTTTCCGCAAAGCCACAATACAGACAATACGTTGTATATAGATTTCCCCAATTGAGGCTATTGGACTTCAAGAAAATTAAGATGAAGGAACGGGAGGCTGCTATCGATTACTTTAGAAGTAAAAAGGGAAAGGAAATGGTTCGCGAAATAGCAAAGAAAGTGAAAACACAAACGTCTGGTACATCTACGGATAAACCTTTAACAACTCCAGAAGAGCGCAATAAAATTAGAGAAGCTATTACAAATGCTTCTTCTCTCGAGGATGTACAGCGCCTTAGCAAATTACTTCAGTTCTTTAGCGAAGAAAAATCACGAAATG GAAATCCGATGCCTGAAGCAATGGAAGAGGAGGATGATTAA
- the Nd-b18 gene encoding NADH dehydrogenase (ubiquinone) B18 subunit has product MGNTVQKAFSSDPYPESLEPPQFDPHYGFARKRRERLKVTKEDMIVAKVPPRLRDYCVDQYLELMRCHKINYPYVQRCITETHKHAKCEYHDVILTMKEYERERRLLIRQEDEQKRLEAVA; this is encoded by the exons ATGGGTAACACGGTACAAAAAGCTTTCAGTTCAGATCCTTATCCAGAATCATTGGAACCTCCACAATTTGATCCGCACTATGGATTTGCTCGTAAACGTCGGGAAAGAC TGAAAGTAACAAAGGAAGACATGATAGTTGCTAAGGTTCCTCCACGACTTAGAGATTATTGCGTTGATCAGTATCTAGAGTTGATGCGTTgtcataaaataaattatccGTATGTGCAGAGATGTATAACAGAAACACATAAACATGCCAAGTGCGAGTACCACGA TGTGATATTAACTATGAAAGAATATGAAAGAGAACGGAGACTTCTTATCAGACAGGAGGATGAACAGAAACGTTTGGAAGCTGTAGCTTAG